A window of Fusobacterium sp. SYSU M8D902 contains these coding sequences:
- a CDS encoding site-specific integrase, translating into MDFIEEFLQKTKADGKINSSTLVIYRKDIEDFDGFIVGKELIDVETIDVVKYIEELKKKYSDMSVYRKISSLKSFYKYLLKAKIIDETPIKGIELSNRVKRSTQALEKWELKKILDVCNESYEERRDSLVIRLLYETGLKIGDILNLDRENLEKYEYKMINLYSSTKIVTERVSEKLAEDLKKFSEESSVKMYTNDNKIFSGLTRESFRVRFINYGKRAELDRDISPNMIKKIIVEEKTRDEEGLSFLDRIREQYMRIGIGDD; encoded by the coding sequence ATGGATTTTATAGAGGAATTTTTACAAAAAACAAAAGCTGATGGAAAGATAAATTCTTCAACTTTGGTTATATATAGAAAAGATATTGAGGATTTTGATGGATTTATAGTTGGAAAAGAACTGATAGATGTAGAGACTATTGATGTAGTTAAATATATTGAAGAGTTAAAAAAGAAGTACAGTGATATGTCTGTATATAGAAAGATCAGTTCTTTGAAGAGCTTTTATAAATATCTATTAAAGGCAAAAATAATTGATGAAACTCCTATAAAAGGGATAGAGTTATCCAATCGTGTAAAGAGATCAACACAGGCTCTAGAAAAATGGGAGTTAAAAAAAATATTAGATGTTTGTAATGAAAGTTATGAGGAGAGAAGAGACTCTTTGGTAATTAGATTACTCTATGAAACAGGACTTAAGATAGGAGATATTTTAAATTTAGATAGAGAGAACTTAGAAAAATATGAGTATAAAATGATAAATCTATACTCATCAACTAAGATTGTTACTGAAAGAGTGAGTGAAAAATTAGCTGAAGATTTGAAAAAATTTTCAGAGGAAAGTTCAGTAAAAATGTATACAAACGATAATAAAATTTTTTCTGGACTAACTAGAGAGAGTTTTCGTGTGAGATTTATAAATTATGGAAAAAGAGCTGAGCTAGATAGAGATATATCCCCAAATATGATAAAGAAAATCATAGTAGAAGAGAAGACAAGAGATGAAGAGGGATTATCATTTTTAGATAGAATAAGAGAGCAGTATATGAGAATAGGAATAGGAGATGATTAG
- a CDS encoding ABC transporter ATP-binding protein, whose translation MLSKFISYYRPYKKLFFMDLLVATVSALCDLVYPMITRNVVNVVIPNREFRFIIVFGVVLLGIYLIKMLCAYWMQYWGHLVGVGMQADMRRDVYEHLQKLPVKYFDNNQTGNIMSRIVNDLQDISELAHHGPEDLFISFFMIVGSFIVLLKINVALTMIVFCILPIIIWYSMYKRKKLLASFMKTRVETGDINAKLQNSISGIRVSKAFVIDEDEKERFEEGNQKFVQAKSYSYKVMAEYTAGVGFFTDLLDYSVLIVGAIFTYNGKINIGDFLAYLLYIKIFTQPIKRLIAFVEQYQNGMSGFKRFMEIIEVDREKDRKDAKDLENISGEITFENVSFSHENKKVLDNINLNIAQGRMLALVGPSGGGKTTLCNLIPRFYNVDSGDIKIDGKSIYDVKVDSLRRNIGIVQQDVFLFTGTIKENILIGKTDATDEEVIEAAKKANIHDLIMEMPEGYDTNVGERGTKLSGGQKQRIAIARIFLKNPPILILDEATSALDNITERLIQKSLEELCKGRTTIVVAHRLSTIQAADEIIVLTDNGIQERGTHKELLESKGFYYKLHSMSQL comes from the coding sequence ATGTTGAGTAAGTTTATCTCTTATTACAGACCATATAAAAAACTATTTTTTATGGATTTGTTAGTGGCAACAGTTTCAGCATTGTGTGATTTAGTATATCCTATGATAACAAGAAATGTTGTAAATGTTGTTATTCCAAATAGAGAGTTTAGATTTATAATTGTATTTGGAGTCGTATTATTAGGCATCTATCTAATAAAGATGTTATGTGCTTATTGGATGCAATATTGGGGACATCTAGTTGGTGTTGGAATGCAAGCTGATATGAGAAGAGATGTATATGAACATCTTCAAAAATTACCAGTAAAATATTTTGATAACAATCAAACTGGAAATATTATGTCAAGAATTGTAAATGATTTACAGGATATATCAGAGTTAGCCCACCATGGACCAGAGGATCTATTTATATCTTTCTTTATGATAGTTGGTTCATTTATAGTGCTTCTAAAAATAAATGTAGCTCTAACTATGATAGTATTTTGTATACTACCAATAATAATATGGTATAGTATGTACAAGAGAAAAAAATTATTGGCATCATTTATGAAAACAAGAGTGGAAACAGGGGATATCAATGCAAAATTGCAGAATAGTATATCTGGAATAAGGGTATCAAAAGCCTTTGTAATTGATGAAGATGAGAAAGAAAGATTTGAAGAGGGAAACCAAAAATTTGTACAAGCTAAGTCATATTCATATAAGGTAATGGCAGAATACACAGCTGGAGTTGGATTTTTTACAGATTTATTAGATTACTCTGTATTGATAGTAGGAGCTATTTTTACTTATAATGGTAAGATAAATATCGGAGATTTTCTAGCTTATTTACTATATATCAAGATATTTACTCAGCCTATAAAAAGATTGATAGCCTTTGTAGAACAGTATCAAAATGGTATGAGTGGATTTAAAAGATTTATGGAGATCATAGAGGTAGATAGAGAGAAAGATAGAAAGGATGCAAAAGATTTAGAGAATATATCTGGAGAGATAACTTTTGAAAATGTAAGCTTTAGCCACGAAAATAAAAAGGTTCTTGACAATATCAATTTAAATATTGCTCAAGGAAGAATGTTAGCATTAGTAGGACCTTCTGGTGGAGGAAAGACAACTCTATGTAACTTAATACCAAGATTTTATAATGTTGACAGTGGAGATATAAAGATTGATGGTAAGAGTATATATGATGTTAAGGTAGATTCATTAAGAAGAAATATCGGAATAGTTCAGCAAGATGTATTCCTATTTACAGGAACTATTAAAGAGAATATCTTGATAGGAAAAACTGATGCAACTGATGAAGAGGTAATAGAAGCAGCTAAAAAAGCTAATATACATGACTTAATTATGGAGATGCCAGAAGGGTATGATACAAATGTAGGAGAGAGAGGAACAAAACTCTCTGGAGGACAGAAACAGAGAATAGCAATAGCTAGAATTTTCTTAAAAAATCCACCAATATTGATATTGGATGAGGCTACTTCTGCATTGGATAATATTACTGAAAGACTTATTCAAAAGTCATTAGAGGAACTATGTAAGGGAAGAACTACAATTGTTGTTGCTCATAGATTATCTACAATTCAAGCAGCTGATGAGATAATTGTTTTGACAGATAACGGAATACAAGAGAGAGGAACACACAAAGAGTTATTAGAGAGCAAAGGTTTCTATTACAAATTGCATAGTATGAGCCAATTGTAA
- the era gene encoding GTPase Era, translating to MKAGFIAVVGRPNVGKSTLINKLVSEKVAIVSDKAGTTRDNIKGILNFNDNQYIFIDTPGIHKAKHLLGEYMTNSAIRVLKDVDVILFVLDGSQEISTGDQFVMEKVKEARKTPRILIVNKIDKLNDEQLKAKRIEIEEKLGEFDGVVEISGQYAIGLPKLLEKIDPFLEEGIKYYPDDMYTDISVYKIITEIVREKILLRTRDEIPHSVAIEILNVERRENGKDKFDINIYVERDSQKGIIIGKGGKMLKQIGEEARKEIEELIGEPIFLTLWVKVKDDWRKKKPFLKEMGYVEEK from the coding sequence ATGAAAGCAGGATTTATAGCTGTAGTTGGAAGACCAAATGTTGGAAAATCTACACTGATCAATAAGCTTGTATCAGAAAAAGTAGCAATAGTTTCCGATAAAGCTGGAACGACAAGAGATAACATTAAAGGGATTTTAAACTTTAATGACAATCAATATATTTTTATTGATACACCAGGGATACATAAGGCTAAACACCTATTGGGAGAGTATATGACTAACTCTGCAATAAGAGTGTTAAAAGATGTAGATGTAATATTATTTGTATTAGATGGATCTCAAGAGATAAGTACAGGGGATCAATTTGTAATGGAGAAGGTAAAAGAAGCTAGAAAAACTCCAAGAATACTTATAGTTAACAAGATAGATAAATTGAATGATGAACAGTTAAAGGCAAAAAGAATCGAGATTGAAGAGAAATTAGGAGAGTTTGATGGTGTTGTTGAGATATCAGGTCAATATGCAATAGGACTTCCTAAATTATTAGAGAAAATAGATCCATTCTTAGAAGAGGGGATAAAATACTATCCTGATGATATGTATACAGATATCTCTGTATATAAGATAATAACAGAGATTGTAAGAGAGAAGATACTATTGAGAACGAGAGATGAGATACCTCACTCAGTGGCTATTGAGATTTTAAATGTTGAGAGAAGAGAGAATGGTAAAGATAAGTTTGATATAAATATCTATGTAGAGAGAGATTCTCAAAAGGGAATCATCATAGGTAAAGGTGGAAAAATGTTAAAACAGATAGGAGAAGAGGCAAGAAAAGAGATAGAAGAGTTAATTGGAGAGCCTATTTTCTTAACACTTTGGGTAAAAGTAAAGGACGATTGGAGAAAGAAAAAACCATTCTTGAAAGAGATGGGTTATGTAGAGGAAAAATAA